The following proteins come from a genomic window of Drosophila sulfurigaster albostrigata strain 15112-1811.04 chromosome X, ASM2355843v2, whole genome shotgun sequence:
- the LOC133848406 gene encoding uncharacterized protein LOC133848406: protein MFNDKNYAYLLFLKPILSEMQRVNKCFQSGNTNGTELLNDMTLAIHSLKKGIVPPDIDVDLLETEDVERYVHDDLAQGYEFKKHVKLMKLDPLSEKEIRDCCSKFLVELIKQLKQRKL from the exons ATGTTCAATGACAAGAACTAcgcatatttactttttttaaaacCAATATTGTCGGAGATGCAAAGAGTAAATAAGTGCTTCCAGAGTGGCAACACAAATGGCACGGAATTATTAAATGATATGACGTTGGCTATTCATTCATTGAAAAAGGGCATAGTTCCACCTGATATAGATGTGGATTTGTTGGAAACGGAGGATGTCGAAAGATATGTCCACGATGATCTAGCGCAAGGATATGAGTTTAAGAAACATGTCAAGTTAATGAAATTGGATCCATTATCCGAAAAAGAGATTCGAGACTGCTGCTCTAAATTTTTAGTTGAGCTTATTAAGCAACTCAAGCAGAG AAAACTATAA